From a single Intestinibaculum porci genomic region:
- a CDS encoding NAD(P)H-hydrate dehydratase — MFVGSQQQLKNYDAYLLAHGYTIEQLIDYASDCLLPHFKDYHNVAIMVGPGNNGADGLSLALKLSQDNVKVTIFYIGDPDRFSPGNQHYFQMCEDANLEMILVDDDVITMLSERINDYDVIADSFFGFGLNSAPRGMYKTVIDTINTYYLNEIIAIDIPTGLDCNSGKPYASVLFASQTICLSALKQGFLNPESRMVTGIVKVEELAIDNPFMEAGLYEIYEQMQASKELKDRKFDGYKQSYGVDLIIAGSKQYRGAPILCAKGAAYSGAGIVKLMSDESVIDRLPEILPELIGLNRLEHLSKEDFMGYQAIAIGPGLSLAASSKQLVADVLKNSTAPLVIDADALTILSEHLEYLENQDRAIVLTPHLGEYKRLCHKDTIEDPMMSIQSFAKKYHVIVVLKGPYTMVSDGVNSYRIASGNPAMAVGGMGDTLTGMITAMLGQGYEPLTAVRLAVFIHGMAGDLVARNAYTVMPEKLSENIPSAMYILNNQLQDKR; from the coding sequence ATGTTTGTAGGTTCACAGCAGCAGCTAAAAAATTATGATGCTTATCTGCTTGCCCATGGCTATACAATTGAACAATTAATCGATTATGCCAGTGATTGCTTACTGCCGCATTTTAAAGATTATCATAATGTGGCAATCATGGTTGGTCCCGGTAATAATGGCGCTGATGGCCTCTCTTTAGCTTTGAAACTCAGTCAGGACAATGTCAAAGTAACGATCTTTTATATTGGTGATCCTGATCGCTTTTCCCCAGGTAATCAACATTACTTTCAAATGTGTGAAGATGCCAATTTAGAAATGATTCTCGTTGATGATGATGTGATTACAATGTTATCAGAGCGCATCAATGATTATGATGTCATTGCCGATAGTTTCTTTGGTTTTGGCTTAAACAGTGCCCCGAGAGGCATGTATAAAACGGTCATTGATACCATCAATACGTATTATCTTAATGAAATCATCGCGATTGATATTCCAACTGGTTTAGACTGCAATAGCGGAAAGCCTTATGCCAGTGTTCTATTTGCCTCCCAGACCATATGTTTAAGTGCCCTCAAGCAAGGTTTTCTCAATCCCGAAAGCCGCATGGTAACAGGCATCGTGAAAGTGGAAGAACTCGCTATTGATAATCCATTTATGGAAGCGGGCCTTTATGAAATTTATGAGCAGATGCAGGCTTCTAAAGAATTAAAAGACCGCAAGTTTGATGGTTATAAACAAAGTTATGGGGTGGATTTAATCATTGCCGGATCTAAGCAGTATCGCGGAGCCCCAATTTTATGTGCCAAAGGGGCCGCATACAGCGGTGCGGGGATTGTCAAACTGATGAGTGATGAAAGCGTCATTGACCGTTTGCCAGAGATCTTGCCTGAACTGATCGGCTTAAACCGTTTAGAGCATTTATCAAAGGAAGATTTCATGGGCTATCAGGCCATTGCTATTGGTCCTGGCTTATCCTTAGCAGCATCATCAAAACAATTAGTGGCAGATGTTTTAAAAAACAGCACGGCGCCATTAGTCATCGATGCTGATGCTTTAACGATCTTAAGTGAACATCTTGAGTATTTAGAAAATCAAGACCGCGCTATTGTCTTAACCCCGCATTTAGGAGAATATAAACGTTTATGTCATAAAGATACTATTGAAGATCCAATGATGAGTATTCAAAGCTTTGCGAAGAAATATCATGTCATTGTCGTCTTAAAAGGCCCTTATACAATGGTGAGTGATGGCGTTAACTCCTATCGCATTGCCTCGGGTAATCCAGCGATGGCGGTTGGCGGTATGGGAGATACCTTAACCGGCATGATTACCGCGATGCTTGGACAAGGTTATGAACCTTTGACTGCTGTACGCTTAGCTGTCTTTATTCATGGCATGGCTGGTGATTTAGTGGCTCGTAATGCCTATACCGTTATGCCTGAGAAGCTCAGTGAAAATATTCCTTCAGCGATGTATATTCTCAATAATCAGCTCCAGGATAAGCGATGA
- a CDS encoding C39 family peptidase — MNKKVLRRVNKRRLTMLISYIVFALCTVTLATVRPFAVEKVPVKKPVVKKIVKKTVKKTYTAAQLRALKYPEELVEFMEKYPETTSFVVDYKKDADYYNNQKISIKSEVTKGKIPLFIQWDKRWGYRDYADGFFATKTCGPTCMSMVYSGLTGKTDMDPYKMSKWSYQHGYYEQGVGTRWTFMENAGAHFGLTERDIASDPRTIKEYLKAHYVLIANVKKGDFTKAGHYIVLTGLTKDGKLKVNDPNSRINSRKRWSIQRVSKQIKLLGAFKAK; from the coding sequence ATGAACAAAAAAGTATTAAGACGGGTAAATAAACGTCGTCTGACAATGTTAATATCTTATATTGTCTTTGCGCTTTGTACTGTAACCCTTGCAACCGTAAGGCCTTTTGCTGTTGAGAAGGTTCCGGTGAAGAAACCGGTGGTTAAAAAAATCGTGAAAAAGACGGTCAAGAAAACATATACGGCCGCGCAGCTGCGGGCGTTGAAATATCCTGAAGAATTAGTCGAATTCATGGAGAAATATCCAGAGACGACATCGTTTGTTGTCGATTATAAAAAAGATGCTGATTACTATAATAATCAGAAGATCTCCATCAAATCAGAAGTGACAAAAGGAAAGATTCCTTTATTTATCCAATGGGATAAACGCTGGGGCTATCGGGATTATGCTGACGGCTTCTTTGCGACTAAGACATGTGGTCCGACGTGTATGAGTATGGTTTACAGCGGTCTGACGGGTAAAACAGATATGGATCCTTATAAGATGTCAAAGTGGTCTTACCAGCATGGCTATTATGAACAGGGTGTGGGGACACGCTGGACGTTTATGGAAAATGCGGGGGCACACTTCGGCCTTACGGAAAGAGATATTGCCTCTGATCCAAGGACGATCAAGGAATATTTAAAAGCCCATTATGTGTTAATTGCCAATGTGAAAAAGGGTGACTTTACGAAAGCTGGACATTATATTGTCTTAACTGGTTTAACCAAAGATGGAAAACTAAAAGTCAATGATCCAAACAGCCGGATCAATTCCCGCAAGCGTTGGAGTATTCAACGGGTTTCCAAACAAATTAAGTTATTAGGAGCTTTTAAAGCCAAATAG
- a CDS encoding GTPase codes for MKGNLGELNKRLMNVKNMYEKVDMVVDALPDAIPEDVRKFIKEKIVGDEALKELIKDIESRRPARLFMLGRTGSGKSSLINAMRGSYLAEVSNIKSCTINDLYMLSDDAGNDIMQIMDTRGFAESKAMNNIFAEQQLEEDLIKFKPDLILFVTVCSQRDHVDQDAALLKKLEDKYKKMTGLHVPVIVVVNKCDIMPPMKGSENGQYTQDKISNIYAFVSEIESIIEAEHLIYRAIIPVCSTIDWEKDVSQINKLSHHERSQLQMVYDGRWNIEKLKETCLTAITDEDAKKCFKQAIMVDKVVKDTALRMAQIFGGISAGVAAASLPISDIYILTTIQAVLVVLIAYISGEDLTVSEAVKFVFNIGGVVGNAFVLRAIVQESTKLLQSLYKTSTFINAIVAGQGTMTVGNAAIRYYINGDDDVIAKKQNDVAQFIFDHSKKAFDMTGDAVQNVKNAGIKTGKNIQDFSKKTGQAVNDASQQLVKNMVHVGNNFGKAAGNAGEYVARNAQQVKQNASESAKDLGDAIAHGVHGVVGNLKKKK; via the coding sequence ATGAAAGGTAATTTAGGTGAATTAAACAAGCGACTGATGAATGTGAAAAACATGTACGAGAAAGTAGATATGGTAGTGGATGCCTTACCAGATGCGATTCCTGAAGATGTCAGAAAATTTATCAAAGAAAAAATTGTTGGTGATGAAGCATTAAAAGAACTGATTAAAGATATTGAAAGCAGAAGACCGGCGAGATTATTTATGTTAGGACGTACGGGTAGCGGTAAGAGTTCCCTCATCAATGCGATGCGAGGTTCTTATCTGGCTGAGGTAAGCAATATCAAATCATGTACGATTAATGATCTTTATATGCTAAGTGATGATGCAGGCAATGATATTATGCAAATTATGGATACGCGAGGCTTTGCGGAATCAAAAGCGATGAATAATATTTTCGCTGAGCAGCAGTTAGAAGAGGATTTGATCAAGTTTAAACCAGATTTAATTCTTTTTGTGACCGTCTGCAGTCAAAGAGATCATGTTGATCAAGATGCAGCATTATTAAAAAAGCTGGAAGATAAATATAAAAAAATGACTGGTCTTCATGTACCAGTCATTGTGGTGGTTAATAAGTGTGATATTATGCCGCCAATGAAAGGATCAGAAAATGGTCAATATACACAGGACAAGATTAGCAACATTTATGCTTTTGTATCGGAAATAGAATCTATAATTGAGGCAGAACATCTGATCTATAGGGCTATTATTCCTGTCTGCAGCACCATTGACTGGGAAAAAGATGTTTCTCAGATTAATAAGCTTTCTCATCATGAAAGAAGTCAATTACAAATGGTTTACGATGGACGTTGGAATATTGAGAAGCTGAAAGAAACCTGTCTGACGGCGATTACTGATGAAGATGCCAAAAAATGTTTCAAGCAGGCAATTATGGTGGATAAAGTAGTGAAAGATACAGCGTTAAGAATGGCACAAATTTTTGGGGGTATTTCAGCGGGTGTAGCCGCTGCATCTTTACCGATCAGCGATATTTATATTTTAACGACTATACAGGCAGTTCTTGTTGTTTTAATAGCCTATATCAGCGGCGAAGATCTTACTGTAAGTGAAGCAGTGAAATTTGTCTTTAATATTGGTGGTGTCGTAGGAAATGCCTTTGTTTTACGAGCGATTGTTCAGGAATCAACAAAATTATTACAAAGTTTATACAAAACAAGTACTTTTATTAATGCAATTGTTGCCGGCCAGGGAACTATGACGGTTGGTAATGCGGCGATTCGTTACTATATTAATGGCGATGATGACGTCATTGCGAAAAAACAAAATGATGTCGCGCAGTTTATTTTTGATCATAGTAAGAAAGCCTTTGATATGACTGGCGATGCTGTTCAAAATGTTAAAAATGCCGGCATCAAAACTGGTAAGAATATCCAGGATTTTAGCAAGAAGACCGGACAAGCCGTAAATGATGCGAGTCAGCAGCTAGTTAAGAATATGGTTCATGTTGGTAATAACTTTGGAAAGGCTGCTGGCAATGCCGGAGAATACGTTGCGAGAAACGCTCAGCAGGTCAAACAAAATGCGAGTGAATCAGCTAAAGACTTAGGTGATGCTATCGCTCATGGCGTTCATGGGGTTGTTGGTAATTTGAAAAAGAAAAAATAG
- a CDS encoding DUF6465 family protein gives MKTNVEIQYAFNNITSDEIERRVKDDLKENGVKLSNIETLNIYYKLDEHAIYYVAEMKDKKIIGTGNTPLYIYS, from the coding sequence GTGAAAACAAATGTTGAAATTCAATACGCGTTCAACAACATCACCAGTGATGAGATCGAACGCCGAGTCAAGGATGATCTAAAAGAGAACGGGGTGAAACTCAGTAATATTGAAACATTGAATATCTACTATAAGTTAGACGAACATGCCATTTATTATGTCGCTGAAATGAAAGATAAAAAGATAATTGGCACCGGCAATACTCCGCTCTACATCTATAGTTAA
- a CDS encoding ACT domain-containing protein, which produces MMNINLIPDLMSVSTIADPSEVDFSQPYTFLSVSKENMTLICPMDYTPEHTILREDGWKGFKFADTLYTCNAGALSTISSVLDEAGIPIIMTSDVNMDYIFLKEEHFTKALYTLEQNGCKITNEMGDTTA; this is translated from the coding sequence ATGATGAATATTAATCTGATACCGGATCTGATGAGTGTTTCGACCATCGCTGATCCTAGTGAAGTTGACTTTAGTCAGCCGTATACATTTTTATCTGTCTCAAAAGAAAATATGACTTTAATTTGTCCGATGGACTATACCCCAGAACATACGATCTTAAGAGAAGATGGCTGGAAGGGATTTAAATTTGCGGATACTTTGTATACCTGTAATGCCGGGGCCTTGTCGACTATTTCATCAGTGCTTGATGAAGCGGGCATTCCGATTATTATGACCTCTGATGTCAACATGGATTATATCTTCTTAAAAGAAGAACATTTCACCAAAGCTCTCTATACGCTCGAACAGAATGGCTGTAAAATCACCAATGAGATGGGTGATACAACTGCTTAG
- a CDS encoding type IV pilus twitching motility protein PilT encodes MNILDQVLEKARFSNFSDVHIDEKGQVLTRLDGKLMPFPNMTFTAEQTKEMIRTLIEKEDTSRLERQEDLDFVYVESSFRYRVNVYAQQGALSAAIRVIYENIRTLDELGLPSVLSSFTKEPRGLVLLTGPTGSGKSTTLAAMIDEINHTRPCHILTIEDPVEYLYHEDKALIHQREIGHDVDSFATALRSAMREDPDVVLVGEMRDFETIQATITLAETGHLVFSTLHTIGAAKTIDRIIDVFPNHQQAQVRVQLAGVLKAVVTQTLLPRVDTNGRVAATEIMIVNEAISNLIRENKGHQINSMIQTGAKVGMETLNASLAKLIRAGKISRESAFAITDNPNELRELFY; translated from the coding sequence ATGAATATTTTAGATCAGGTCCTCGAAAAAGCCCGTTTTTCCAATTTCTCCGATGTTCATATTGATGAAAAAGGTCAGGTTTTAACCCGTTTAGATGGGAAACTGATGCCTTTCCCCAATATGACTTTCACTGCTGAGCAGACGAAAGAAATGATCCGCACTTTAATTGAAAAAGAAGATACCAGTCGTTTAGAAAGACAGGAAGACTTAGACTTTGTCTATGTTGAAAGCAGCTTCCGTTACCGTGTCAACGTCTATGCTCAACAGGGTGCTTTATCGGCGGCGATCCGTGTCATCTATGAAAATATTCGTACCTTGGATGAATTAGGACTGCCAAGCGTGCTTTCTTCCTTTACCAAAGAACCGCGTGGCCTCGTTTTATTAACCGGTCCAACCGGGAGCGGGAAGTCAACAACCTTAGCTGCGATGATTGATGAAATCAATCATACGCGTCCTTGTCATATTTTAACGATTGAAGATCCAGTCGAATACCTGTATCATGAAGATAAGGCGTTGATCCATCAGCGTGAGATCGGCCATGATGTTGATAGCTTTGCGACCGCTTTGCGTAGTGCGATGCGTGAAGACCCGGATGTTGTATTAGTGGGAGAAATGCGTGACTTTGAAACGATTCAGGCAACGATTACCTTAGCCGAAACGGGTCACTTAGTCTTTTCGACCTTACATACGATCGGGGCTGCGAAAACGATCGACCGTATTATCGACGTTTTCCCGAATCACCAGCAGGCTCAGGTCCGTGTCCAGTTAGCCGGGGTGCTAAAAGCTGTTGTCACCCAGACGCTGCTGCCGCGCGTCGATACCAATGGCCGCGTTGCCGCGACGGAAATTATGATTGTCAATGAAGCTATTTCCAATCTGATTCGTGAAAATAAGGGTCATCAGATCAATTCAATGATTCAAACTGGCGCTAAAGTCGGCATGGAAACACTGAATGCGTCGTTAGCAAAGCTGATTCGCGCGGGCAAGATCAGCCGAGAAAGTGCTTTTGCGATTACTGATAACCCGAATGAATTGCGAGAACTATTTTATTAA
- a CDS encoding GspE/PulE family protein, which yields MKNLRLGDTLVEDGYITEDQLKVALDAQKNDRSKKIGEHLVDLGFVTEEQIAAVLSEKLGYPLISLETYNVKVEAVEEIPEELARKYNMIAIDRSEDGNDLTIATSDPLNYYGIEDIRMVTNKHLTINIALKEDISNAIDYYYSEINSKTAAEDINENADMYALDEEDLYNADEDDTPVVKLINSLLIRGYRDKVSDIHIEPFEEETIVRMRIDGSLIEALRLKAKIHPPLIVRIKIMANMDISERRVPQDGHIVTTINGQSLNLRVSTIPTVHGEKVVMRYLNTNATIDHSDTFGMTPENYEKMKHMMEMPNGIIYVTGPTGSGKTTTLYMIMKSLAKRPVNITTIEDPVEEQLEHINQMQVNNQAGMTFEAGLRAILRQDPDIIMVGETRDNETADISVRSAITGHLVVSTLHTNDSLSTVIRLEDMGVEPYLVASSLVGVVAQRLVRKVCPYCGQLVAPSANDAKLLTKKITAVPTAVGCNMCNNTGYLGRVAVHEIVTIDRHLKRMIAQNAQLDDLKAYAKSSQHYETLFEATEKLVEEGVTTMEELKRVSYYEE from the coding sequence ATGAAGAACTTAAGATTAGGGGATACCTTGGTTGAAGATGGCTATATCACCGAGGATCAGTTAAAAGTTGCCCTGGATGCGCAGAAAAACGATCGCTCGAAAAAGATTGGGGAGCACTTGGTAGATTTAGGCTTCGTGACAGAAGAGCAGATTGCGGCGGTGTTATCAGAAAAGCTAGGCTACCCGCTCATTTCTCTGGAAACTTATAATGTGAAAGTTGAAGCGGTAGAAGAAATTCCAGAAGAATTAGCTCGTAAATATAACATGATTGCGATTGATCGCAGTGAAGATGGCAATGACTTAACGATTGCGACATCCGATCCATTAAACTATTACGGCATCGAAGATATCCGCATGGTGACCAATAAGCATCTCACCATCAACATTGCCTTAAAAGAGGATATCTCTAATGCCATTGATTACTATTATTCAGAAATCAACTCGAAAACCGCCGCTGAAGATATTAATGAAAATGCGGATATGTATGCCCTTGATGAAGAAGATCTTTACAATGCGGATGAAGATGATACCCCGGTTGTAAAACTGATCAATTCCTTATTGATTCGCGGTTATCGTGATAAAGTTTCCGATATTCATATTGAACCTTTCGAAGAAGAAACCATTGTCCGCATGCGTATTGATGGTTCCTTAATCGAAGCTTTGCGTTTAAAGGCTAAGATTCATCCGCCGCTGATCGTTCGTATTAAAATTATGGCGAATATGGATATCAGTGAACGGCGGGTGCCTCAGGATGGCCATATTGTCACGACAATTAATGGTCAGTCTTTAAACTTACGTGTCTCAACGATTCCAACTGTTCATGGTGAAAAAGTCGTTATGCGTTATTTAAATACCAATGCCACGATTGATCACTCTGATACTTTTGGGATGACACCAGAAAACTATGAAAAGATGAAACATATGATGGAAATGCCTAATGGCATCATCTATGTCACTGGCCCAACTGGCTCCGGGAAAACAACAACGCTGTATATGATTATGAAATCCTTAGCGAAAAGACCGGTTAATATTACAACGATTGAAGATCCTGTTGAAGAGCAGTTAGAACATATCAATCAGATGCAGGTCAACAACCAGGCGGGGATGACTTTTGAAGCCGGCTTACGAGCGATCTTACGACAGGACCCGGATATTATCATGGTTGGTGAAACCCGTGATAATGAAACGGCGGATATTTCTGTCCGTTCCGCTATTACCGGGCATTTAGTTGTCTCCACGCTGCATACCAATGATTCGTTATCAACCGTCATCCGATTAGAAGATATGGGCGTTGAACCATACTTAGTCGCCTCTTCTTTAGTTGGTGTTGTCGCCCAGCGATTAGTCCGTAAGGTCTGTCCTTACTGTGGACAGTTAGTCGCGCCAAGCGCAAATGATGCAAAACTGTTAACGAAAAAGATTACCGCCGTGCCGACAGCTGTCGGCTGTAATATGTGTAATAATACGGGCTATTTAGGCCGTGTAGCGGTGCATGAAATCGTCACCATCGATCGGCATTTAAAACGGATGATCGCTCAGAATGCCCAGTTAGACGATTTAAAAGCCTATGCGAAATCTTCCCAGCATTATGAAACTCTTTTTGAAGCAACCGAAAAATTAGTCGAAGAGGGTGTCACGACGATGGAAGAATTAAAACGTGTATCTTATTATGAGGAGTAA
- the gspM gene encoding type II secretion system protein GspM: protein MKEVYSALSKREKQLLYILLVFLLVMAGWFFAIKPSLENYRKQKNLLSQKETTLAELKSQLTQYQNAPSQLAAQTQTYKSLTKKYYKVLKNEKISEMFTDEIKSANLTPTNLTISDAQDDVSSSNNTTNSSSSSSSTTSTNTQAASSTNAKLVTKYVDVTVNGKIDQVSDLLQNIEGDTKSVGVTGLSYTPASTSSDTKSEDSFTIQFAVYMIKK, encoded by the coding sequence ATGAAAGAAGTGTATAGTGCTCTCTCGAAAAGAGAGAAACAGTTACTTTATATTTTACTCGTTTTCTTATTGGTGATGGCAGGCTGGTTCTTTGCGATCAAGCCAAGTTTAGAAAACTATCGCAAACAAAAGAATCTGCTTTCTCAGAAGGAAACAACCTTAGCGGAATTAAAATCTCAGTTAACGCAGTATCAAAATGCGCCTAGTCAGTTGGCGGCGCAAACGCAGACATACAAATCTTTAACGAAGAAGTATTATAAAGTTCTTAAGAATGAAAAGATTTCTGAAATGTTCACGGATGAAATCAAATCCGCAAACTTAACGCCAACGAATTTAACGATTTCTGACGCGCAGGATGATGTTTCAAGCAGTAATAACACGACAAACAGTTCATCTTCATCATCTTCTACGACGAGCACCAACACTCAAGCAGCGAGTTCTACAAATGCGAAACTGGTCACGAAATATGTCGATGTAACAGTCAATGGGAAAATTGATCAGGTCAGTGATTTACTACAAAATATCGAAGGTGATACGAAAAGTGTTGGGGTGACGGGATTAAGTTATACCCCGGCATCGACATCTAGCGATACGAAGAGTGAAGATAGCTTCACCATTCAGTTCGCGGTATATATGATTAAAAAGTAA
- the pilM gene encoding type IV pilus biogenesis protein PilM produces the protein MANVIYITNTNVEFLAGERKRDAVRVDAFEKINIEEGAMINGVIIDDASIKTALQSLKSKYQLDACTLILDSNKIITKQIVIPKLRHKQILEYLQGELSGLYDGEDTLIYDYAYLGENEEVKGSSRILGMAIEKGFLESYLQLFEEMEIAIEFIDISVDVLIKLKEYIPGLIDASYAIMSVDGNNITSSVFANGNYVMTTRNRLFSDPEDADAFSGDITRAVSQLQQFASSSQNNAPFSNIYFTGITRAQGEKIFERITNLMDLEAKLLPTPRAVYAVNNEVIGLNHYLYTLGYLIGA, from the coding sequence TTGGCGAATGTAATCTATATCACAAATACCAACGTGGAATTTCTTGCCGGCGAGCGGAAACGTGATGCCGTGCGAGTCGACGCGTTTGAAAAAATAAATATTGAAGAAGGGGCGATGATCAATGGGGTGATCATTGATGATGCGTCCATTAAAACCGCTTTGCAGTCATTAAAAAGCAAATATCAGCTTGATGCCTGTACCTTAATCTTAGATTCTAATAAGATTATTACCAAGCAGATAGTCATTCCAAAATTGCGACATAAGCAGATCTTAGAGTATCTCCAGGGCGAATTATCAGGCTTATATGATGGGGAAGATACATTGATTTATGATTATGCATATTTAGGAGAAAACGAAGAAGTTAAAGGGTCATCCCGCATTTTGGGGATGGCGATTGAAAAAGGCTTCTTAGAAAGCTATTTACAGCTCTTTGAAGAAATGGAAATTGCTATTGAATTCATTGATATTTCTGTTGATGTTCTTATTAAGCTCAAGGAATATATTCCTGGCTTAATTGATGCTTCTTATGCGATTATGAGCGTTGATGGCAATAACATTACTTCCTCCGTTTTTGCCAACGGGAACTATGTCATGACGACGCGTAACCGTTTATTCTCGGATCCTGAAGATGCCGATGCTTTTTCTGGCGATATTACCAGAGCGGTGTCACAGCTCCAGCAGTTTGCCTCTTCCTCACAGAACAATGCCCCATTTAGTAATATCTACTTTACTGGCATTACGCGTGCCCAAGGCGAAAAGATCTTTGAGCGCATTACCAACTTAATGGATTTAGAGGCTAAGTTATTACCGACGCCAAGAGCTGTTTATGCGGTCAATAACGAAGTCATTGGTTTGAATCATTACTTATATACTTTGGGATATCTGATAGGAGCGTAA
- a CDS encoding type II secretion system F family protein, producing the protein MATYKYYAMDIHSKRVRGSREAENEAALRASLSNDALYLISCKEVVDAYKHRQLKATDIADLCRQMGTMLNSGISLISAVSIVVRREPNKKLKKIYRQIYISLQQGYQMSRALELQGEVFPPLMINMVKAAEASGAMDTTFLKLADQYTRDNRLSKKVQAAMMYPIILLVVTLIVMVVVFTVILPRFFDVFNGYPIPAITKFMFGLSRFMIHSWYWFIIIILSIIALVNLALRIPQVKYQWDRVKVSIPKISHLTQIIYTARFARSLSSLYTSGVSLLTSLRLARRTVNNTFIEAQFDDVINDVRSGATLSAAMDRVKGFDPKLSSSVFIGEEAGRLDTMLDSIASDFDFEAEIATEQLVAVLQPAMIIILGFMIGSVILSVMLPLYSLYNSLGG; encoded by the coding sequence ATGGCGACATATAAGTATTATGCAATGGATATTCATTCGAAACGCGTTCGTGGGTCACGGGAAGCTGAAAATGAGGCGGCTTTAAGAGCTTCATTAAGCAATGATGCACTTTATCTCATCAGCTGTAAAGAAGTGGTTGATGCTTATAAACATCGTCAGCTTAAAGCGACCGATATCGCCGATTTATGTCGACAGATGGGGACCATGCTCAATTCAGGGATTTCCCTCATTTCGGCTGTTTCAATTGTTGTCCGCCGTGAGCCAAATAAAAAATTAAAGAAAATTTATCGTCAGATTTATATATCATTACAACAGGGCTATCAGATGTCACGCGCTTTAGAGCTGCAGGGAGAAGTCTTCCCGCCGCTGATGATCAATATGGTGAAAGCGGCGGAAGCGAGCGGGGCGATGGATACGACATTCCTTAAGTTAGCCGATCAGTATACCAGAGACAATCGTTTATCAAAAAAAGTACAGGCCGCAATGATGTATCCAATCATTTTGCTGGTCGTGACTTTAATCGTAATGGTCGTTGTTTTTACGGTAATCCTGCCACGTTTCTTCGATGTCTTTAATGGTTATCCAATTCCAGCTATTACGAAGTTTATGTTTGGATTATCAAGATTTATGATTCATTCCTGGTATTGGTTTATCATTATTATTTTATCGATTATCGCTTTAGTGAATTTAGCTTTACGGATTCCTCAAGTGAAATACCAGTGGGATCGCGTTAAAGTTTCTATTCCAAAGATTTCTCATTTAACACAAATCATTTATACGGCACGTTTTGCCCGCTCATTATCATCACTCTATACTTCTGGCGTTTCGTTATTAACGAGTTTGCGTTTAGCGCGCCGAACTGTCAATAATACCTTTATCGAAGCGCAGTTCGATGATGTCATTAATGATGTTCGTTCCGGCGCCACTTTAAGCGCTGCGATGGATCGTGTCAAAGGCTTTGATCCAAAGCTTTCTTCTTCGGTTTTTATTGGGGAAGAAGCGGGGCGATTAGATACAATGTTAGATTCGATTGCCAGTGACTTCGATTTCGAAGCGGAAATCGCAACCGAACAGTTAGTCGCAGTCTTACAGCCAGCGATGATTATTATTTTAGGGTTCATGATTGGCAGTGTTATTTTATCAGTCATGCTGCCACTATACAGTTTATACAACAGTCTAGGCGGATAG